The following are from one region of the Populus trichocarpa isolate Nisqually-1 chromosome 8, P.trichocarpa_v4.1, whole genome shotgun sequence genome:
- the LOC18101551 gene encoding uncharacterized protein LOC18101551, whose protein sequence is MTLQQEQNVKCMIGRQGNVNVSGLATVLALSAPLSKQTIQFFCLIPLPPILSPVHEPHPLFQMGWLQSLLSPLKKLWFRLHSTPKKRRGIYILYEDVKSCQYEDVHVLWSILVESQTPSLPSKH, encoded by the exons ATGACACTGCAACAAGAGCAAAATGTGAAATGCATGATTGGCCGGCAAGGGAATGTAAATGTGTCTGGGCTAGCTACAGTATTGGCCTTAAGTGCACCCCTGTCCAAGCAAACCATACAGTTCTTCTGTCTTATTCCCCTCCCTCCCATTCTCTCACCTGTACATGAGCCACACCCACTTTTCCAAATGGGGTGGCTGCAATCCCTCCTCTCTCCATTGAAGAAGCTGTGGTTTCGTCTACATTCAACTCCAAAGAAAA gAAGAGGGATATACATTCTGTATGAGGATGTAAAATCCTGCCAATATGAAGATGTGCACGTCCTATGGTCAATACTAGTGGAGTCACAGACACCTTCCTTGCCATCAAAACATTGA